TTTAACTAGTAGCTCAATTTTATCTGACATCTCAAACATTCACATCCATCCTATCATCATCAGTGACCATGCACCTGTCTCACTCTCTCCCTCACTAACAAAACTATCACTGCACCTATAAAACAATGGAGACTTAATACATCATTACTAAAGGACCCAGACTTCCTCAACTATTttgagaaagaatggacagatttgaatgatcaaccagaaatcacgacgtgcgttctctgggagacggcgaaagtagttatgcgaggaaaaattatttcttattcatcatacaagaaaaaaaaaggaacgtttactagagcaggaacttgaaaatgaaataaaactaTTAGAAATAGCTTATGCTAACTCACAAAATGAACACACTCTGAACAAACTGAGAAAACTCAAATTAGatttaagagaaataattgataagaaaagtgaattcctgctccagaggttacgcttagaaaaatttgatcatgacaataaaccaagcaaatatttggctaaccaactcaaattaaacaaagaaaaaaactctaTAACATCCATTaatggcctactgaaatgcgattttcttatttaaacggggatagcaggtccattctatgtgtcatacttgatcatttcgcgatattgccatatttttgctgaaaggatttagtagagaacatcgacgataaagttcgcaacttttggtcgctgataaaaaagccttgcctgtaccggaagtagcagacgagtagtgtgacgtcacaggttgtggagctcctcacatctgcacattgtttacaatcatggccaccagcagcgagagcgattcggaccgagaaagcgacgattcccccattaatttgagcgaggatgaaagattcgtggatgaggaaagtgagagtgaaggactagagggcagtgggagcgattcagatagggaagatactgtgagaggcgggtgggacctgatattcagctgggaatgactaaaacagtaaataaacacaagacatatatatactctattagccacaacacaaccaggcttatatttaatatgccacaaattaatcccgcataacaaacacctcccccctcccgtccatataacccgccaatacaactcaaaaacctgcacaacacactcaatcccacagcccaaagtaccgttcacctccccaaagttcatacagcacatatatttccccaaagtccccaaagttacgtacgtgacatgcacatagccgcacgcacgtacgggcaagcgatcaaatgtttggaagccgcagctgcatgcgtactcacggtaccgcgtctgcgtattcaactcaaagtcctcctggtaagagtctctgttgtcccagttctccacaggccaatggtaaagcttgactgtcatcttccgggaatgtaaacaatgaaacagcggccatgtttgtgttgctgcagtcggccgcaatacaccgcttcccacctacagctttcttctttgctgtctccattgttcattgaacaaatcgcaaaagattcaccaacacagatgtccagaatactgtggaattttgtgatgaaaacagacgacttgatagctggccaccatgctgtcccaaaatgtcctctacaatccgtgacgtcacgtgcagacgtcatcataccgagacgttttcagcaggatattttgcgcgaaatttaaaattgcactttagtaagctaacccggccatattggcatgtgttgcaatgttaagatttcatcattgatgtataaactatcagactgcgtggtcggtagtagtgggtttcagtaggcctttaagtacatGTAAACTCATGTGACTGATCAAATCTGGACATTTCTcaagcatgtttgtcattttgtgtcctaCAGACGTCTGTAAAGAACaacttctgcctgaaaaacaggagTGTAGCTTCAGGATGGTGAAGGAGGATCCATCAAAGAGGAAGACCAGGCGCCACGGACCCTCTGGTGTCTCTttttcctctttgacacagaccctgccctgtaaaaaggaagaggaagactcacTGATCCCCCACATTAAaagggaagaggaggaacacagcatcagtcaggagggagatcatattgaaggactggtggagttcccagtgactggtgtccctgtgaagagtgaagatgatgaggtcaaaggtgaaagtgaggagaagagcagcagctcaacacaacacatgacaacagaagctgatggagaccactgtggaggatcacaagcagacaagctcttagctccactatcagatagtgaggacacaacgtcacactctcctgacactgatgatgaagactctaaagatgataagacatgtcacactgacaacactcacttcaaatgttctcactgtaACAAAACCTTTAAATACCATAGTCATCTGAAAAGACACACGAGAACGCACACTGGAGTGAAACCTtattcctgttcaatctgtggcttaTCTTTCACAAGGAAGGACAATATGAAAGAtcacacaagaacacacaaaggagaaaaacctttttcgtgTTCAGTGTGTGATTCAAGGTATGCCCGAAGTCAATGTTTGAAATTACACCTGAAAAGACACACTGGGGAAAACCTTTTTAAGTGTTCTGTGTGTAATTCAACTTTTGTCcgaggtgaaagtttgaaaacgcacatgagaacacacacaggagaaaaacctttttgttGTTCAGTGTGTGGTGTATTTTTTACTCagagtgcaagtttgaaaaaacacatgagaacacacactggagttaaacctttttcctgttcagtgTGTGGAACAGGTTTTGTACACAAGAACAActtgaaaacacacatgagaacacacactggagaaaaacctttttcctgttcaatctgtggcttaTCTTTTACAAGAAAGGAACATATGAAAGagcacacaagaacacacaccggGGAAAAACCTTTTTCGTGTTCTGTGTGTGATTCAAGGTATGCACGAAGTCAAGATTTGAAAAAACACCTGAAAAGACACACTGGGGAAAACCTTTTTAAGTGTTCCGTGTGTAATTCAAGTTTTGTCCATGGTGaaaatttgaaaagacacatgagaacacacacgggtgaaaaaccttttacttgttcaatctgtggcttATCTTTTACAAGGAAGGAAAATATGAAAGagcacacaagaacacacactggagaaaaacctttttcctgttctgtGTGTGATTCAAGTTTTGCACGATGTCAAAATCTGAAAAAACACAAGAGAATACACGCTGGGGgaaaaagtgttgagttgcagtgtgtgtgatgaAAGATTCTCTCATGAGTAACAACTtaacaaacacaagtgtgctggtgagaacagcagcagtaaAGTAGAAACCGCAGCCCTCCACCAGGCCAAATCTCCCAGTAGTAAAGAATCCTTCAAAAGAAGGCTGAATCCAAATGATGATCAGGATCAACaccaaaatctaatcacttgttccttatcccatttctgacatgtcCTGAAAGTTTCAGTAGCATCTGACTATACTTGTTTTTGTTATGATTCCAACTAAatgacaattaaacaaaactccaaatcaCTTTTAGTTACTTTTCGATTACTTCAATAGCAAACATGTAAATATGTTTCTTAGTTACACATCCTGGAAAACAACATCCACACATGCATTATTCATTCTTACTAATATGTTTAGTTGTGTACTAACACATCAATTTGCTGCTAATATTTAAGAAgtgatgatgatgtcatggttCAGTGTGCCCCTTCACAGGCTTGCTGTCTCCAAAACAAGTCTCTACCATGGTGGTGCCAGCGGTCCTACTACTTGTACTTATacactataccagtgtttttcaaccttttttgagccaaggcacattttctgcgttgaaaaaatccggaggcacgccaccagcagaaatcaataaaaaaacgaaactcagttgacagtaaaaaattgttgttgcaattgttggatattgtcatgtctgtgtgatcatgttttgttttagtcatgttcggttttgtttttggactttttgtgcacttttgtttgttttgtcaccatagcaacctttagttttcacctgtcacgtcacgcacctgtttcacgttttgagtcacgcacctgttttcactaatcatgtctgtagtatttaagttcatttttttcagtttgtctttctggcgacatcccacatttatgctttgcacattcctgacacttgttttcatgtccatcattcatgctgctcctttagtccatgccaagtaagtttttgtttattaatgccacagttagtgtgttTCATTGTtgacagtttctgcctttgtgctatagtctttttggtttcatagtttgttctccgccactaatgtcatgacttggtccttgggttttgttttgtccggaaggcaacggaaagttggctcgggcgagacgggaatgtaagtacataatttattattatcaaaaaagtacaaactaaaagcgcgcacagtgacggagaacaaactatgaaaccaaaaagactatagcacaaaggcagaaaatgtcaacaatgaaacaaaacatgatcacacagacatgacagatatgactttaaagcataaccaagcatgcatcactatagctcttatctcaaagtaggtgtactgtcaccacctgtcacatcacgccctgacttatttgtacttttttgctgtttaactgtgttgtagtgttttagttcttgtcttgcgctcctatttttggtggcatttcctcttttttttggtattttcctgtagcagtttctcatgtcttccttggagcgatatttcccgcatctactttgttttagcaatcaagactatttcagttgtttttatccttcattgcggggacactgttgattgtcacgtcatgttcggatgtgcattgtggacgccgtctttgctccgcagtaagtctttgctgtcgtccagcattctgtgtagccagttcagttttagtttcgttctgcatagccttccctaagcttcaatggcttttcttaggggcactcacctgtttgtttatttttggtttaagcattagacacctttttactttCAAACTGCCCCccactgtttctgacatctacaaatcaattagcaacctgctgccacctactgatatggaagagtattacatggttactctgccgagctctagacagcaccgacactcaacaacaacacttcatttgcagactataattactggtttgctaaaaatacttttaacccatataggtgaatttagataatctcccatacagtggttgaaaaacactacactATACAATATAATTATGCACACCTTTTGTAAGATAGACATATTTGTTTGTACTAGCGCTATATCCTTTGCATGTGACCTTgtacaataaaatagtttttttttcataaaaaaatagtcTGATTCTTTGagatatttaataaaatacaagtctattttttttaactagTCAATTGGTTCACCTGTCTCTAATTGGCAATCTGGACACACCTGTTCCAAGTTGCCAGTCAGGCTTCTTTTTATGCCAGCCCCGCCCTTCTGTCAGTGCTGGATcattatggaagtattattggagCACAATTATTTGCAATTGTGCATCTTAAATCTGCGCATTTGTAATCCAATTCATGTGagagtgtactaatgtgtgtttctgtatctcaatgtgtgtgtgtgtgtgtgtgtgtagtcggaGCTGTGTATACATGTTTTAAGTTGTCGATAATAATTTGTCTGTGTGTAGGAAAAAAATCTCAGCATTTCCTCGATTGTCTGTCTTTGTACACGTGACTTTTGCTACGTTTTTGCTGTGAAAGAGTTGTGTATGCGTAATCAtagttgtgtgtgcgtattcagatgtgtgcatgttgtcggaggcagatatttacatatatccgaatttaagttgtacttctttcatttcttagtcatatttgaaaacagttcgtgttttccatttcttctcttgatgctctgtcagcaagtaaactgtgtgtgataaccttgagttctttggaatgtgttttgactagcatttgttttgtctacagagatgggacgagagagagggtggtgggatcgggaagacagaccattttggggggcgcaatagaatgttctagggttagactggtctcaaaatgtatattggcaaagctttgagaatattcaacaaaatacctattctgtctctcgtggtttttcaactcagctttaaagtgtcgtaaagagcttgggagcgaattgtgacttgaattccctgggaggaacaactggtccaaaacgcaacaatgtgTAACGCAATctttctgcgtgtgtgtgtgtgtgtgtgtgtgtgtgtgtgtgtgtgtgtgtgtgtgtgtgtgtgtgtaaaaaattgtgtCTGTAATTAAATTTGTGTGAAGCAGAAACCCTTATTGGCTGGCTGTTTTCAggtgacttttgcgacacttctgctgTAAGACTTATTTACTTGAGTTAAGTATGctatatatgcatacattttatttatttcagtttaTTCTACTACAGCATAATAAAATACATCACATTAAATCCAATACTCCTACAAACAAAACCCGTTAAAGAAAGTAAAAGTAAATAAGAGACACCATAtgaataagatttaaaaaaaaaaaaatatatatatatatatatatatatatattaattcaataaataataaacttGTGTTTAAAGGTGCTTATTTAAAACCACCTAAATTATTCCAATAGATATAATAATTCAActgtttttttgtactttgtacaaTCTTCCAAGATTGCATTAATAAATTGAAATCATTAACCCAATGTGAGAATTTGGATGTCACTTTAAGAAAGAGACTTTTGTGTATGAGAGCAAATGCTTCACAGTTTTTacaaattgtaaataaaataacGGCACGATCGATCCACGCATGCGCGAAGAGTACGTCACTTCCTGGACTtgctttttgttttgatgacagaGCACCTGCGACATCACGTTCTGTCATacttggattttccgggagactcccgaaattcagcggcctctcccgaaaacctcccgggacaaattttctcccgaaaatctcccgaaattcaggcggagctggaagccacgccccctccagctccatgcggacctgagtgacgtgtcaacagcctgtattcacgtccgctttcccacaatataaacagcaagcctgcccaaacacgttataactgtagaatgatggagggcgagttcttggtttcttatgtgggtttattgttaggcagtttcattgacgtcctcccagcgcggtaacaacacacaacaacagcagtcatgttttcgtctaccgtaaagcagttcatctgccgtaaacagcaatgttgttgcaatatattgagttggaggcaataaccaggcgtggtgatgaagtacgtctctttactgtagacttcagaacagactcacacacttgacgtcaggtgcgcaacaccacgtaaatcgttggccaaccaaaaagtaaccccagtacgctatagccaacattcaccaggagatggcaacagacaaacatagcacagcagctcaattaaaaaacagtacttaagccacattcttttttttttttttagtactgaactcttaaccctcatttgtaaacaaaaacatgcttattatacaaacagtatttgtacacctttaacacagatttttatactgtcttcagagattccgttttttttggtggtactcgaaacctttctgggtacctgcgaaagggtgttcagcatggttagaaaaatagtgacagagaatagaacaaggatggacaattcaacccttaactcaacaatgagtagatgagtgttatgtgtgtgtatatgtgtaaataaatgaacactgaaattgaagtatttattttatatatatatatatatatatatatatatatatatatatatatatatatatatatatatatatatatatatatatatatatatatgtatatatatatatgtatatgtatatatatgtatatgtatatatgtatatgtatatgtatatatgtatatgtatatatatgtatatgtatatatatatatatatatatatgtatatgtatatatatatgtatatatatatatatgtatatgtatatatatatgtatatatatatatatgtatatgtatatatatatatatgtatatatatataaatatatatatatatatataataaaataaatatatatatagctagaattcactgaaagtcaagtatttcttatatatatatatatatatgtatatatatgtatatatatgtatatatgtatatatatatatatatacatatatacatacatatatatatatgtatatatatatatatatatatatatacatatatatatatatatacatatatatatatgtatatagatatatatatgtatatatatatatatatatatatatatatatatatatatatatatatgtatatatatatatatatatatatatatatatatataataaaataaatatatatatagctagaattcgctgaaagtcaagtatttcttatatatatatatatatatatatatatacatatatatatatatatatatatatatatatatatatatatatatatatatatatatatatatatatatatcttaataaggttatccaaaaaatagtgctcggtaccgtagtagagcgcaatatatgtatgtgtgggggaaaaaaatcacaagactacttcatctctacaggcctgtttcatgagggggttccctcaatcatcaggaaatctcctgatgattgagggaaccccctcatgaaacaggcctgtagagatgaagtagtcttgtgatttttttccccacacatacatatatatatatatatatatatatatatatatatatatatacagtgttgggttagttactgaaaaccagtaactagttacagttactagttactttatttcaaaagtaactcagttactaactcagttacttaaaccaaaaagtaatgcgttactgtgaaaagtaactatttagttacttatatatatattttttaatttttttaaggccccataatgcccttttagccttcattttagtactgttattgcactggagaataatacaatctgttgttcaacttgacatgcatttgcatcactgaactctgctaagcaatgtgctctacatacaacacacaaagacaaagatatgttttaaagggccaatttgtttcagaccagaacaaattgacaaaactattttaaatagctgcaacttaacatacataagtaacaaacagcataataacaacatagctgtaaaacaagaaaggcacacactacatacataaagcctaaccaggcgttttctcaaggaattatgaaataaaatcatgtctgaagcccagaacactctacacatttccccacttagtttagagaaaaggaaatattagcctggcccactagtatccctctttaggtttgtgaactttatagtctaaacatttagagtgatgtgataatcaaacactctaaaagtttaaaatgaaagagtatataagagaattgacagagtgtgtgtaccttcacgtgtgcagtgcctcgttaaaatccagccgctgttggaggtggaggtgagtgtgtctctttactagcttcgtcgaagcatgttgtttttgtcgctgtttcagcatatttgaaacttacattcagctaaaatgttcttttctttgtggtcgataaaagaaacgtactgaaaatatctccattttaagaaactcggcttcggggttcgccatgacgtcttgatagtagacacagacacgccccctcccacacacacacacacacacacacacacacacacacacacacacacacacacacacacacacacacacacacacacacacacacacacacacacacacacacacagatagtgcgcggcgcgcctcttttttgtcgcctcttcagcagcgacactcagatcttctcagtttctagccgatactacataaaaaataacgcaaaataacgcagtaacgcatcatgtagtaacggtaacgtagttactgaatataaaaaataacgcgttagattactagttaccgccgatagtaacggcgttacagtaacgcgttactttgtaacgcgttagtcccaacactgtatatataccgtattttccgcactataaggcgcacctaaaaaccacaatttttctcaaaagctgacagtgcgcctaataacccggtgcgctttattacgattcattttcataaagtttcggtctcgcaacttcggtaaacagccgccatcttttttcccggtagaacaggaagcgcttcttcttctacgcaagcaaccgccaaggaaagcacccgcccccatagaacaggaagcgcttcacccgcccccatagaacaggaagcgcttcacccgcccccggaagaagaagaaaaaacgcgcggatatcaccgtacgtttcatttcctgtttacatctgtaaagaccacaaaatggctcctactacgcgacaaggatccggatcataaaaagacgcaatctctccatccgcacacggattactaccgtatttcacagcaactgatattcctgtgaactgcactgtggaacgggagcacgtacggtgaatattcgcaccacagggaatgaggagtcatccttcactgtggttctagcttgccatgctaacttccacccatccaaaagagacctttccagccggcgtcatcataaaagctaactcgaagggatggatggatgaagaaaagatgagcgagtggttaagggaagtttacgcgaagaggccgggtggcttttttcacacagctccgaaggcgaacacaccttcactaagacgggcagatagcgccggtcgacatacgccaacatctgc
The sequence above is drawn from the Nerophis lumbriciformis linkage group LG33, RoL_Nlum_v2.1, whole genome shotgun sequence genome and encodes:
- the LOC140676604 gene encoding uncharacterized protein isoform X2, which produces MCERTIAKYEEELCPTKEEKERQHQLLDAVFKKHQVVLHRTDIQQAPHIKEEEEDPQPPHIKEEEEEVWITQEEECLLGQEEADLSKFPLTVVSVKTEEHEDKPPESSQLHHSPNVCKEQLLPEKQECSFRMVKEDPSKRKTRRHGPSGVSFSSLTQTLPCKKEEEDSLIPHIKREEEEHSISQEGDHIEGLVEFPVTGVPVKSEDDEVKGESEEKSSSSTQHMTTEADGDHCGGSQADKLLAPLSDSEDTTSHSPDTDDEDSKDDKTCHTDNTHFKCSHCNKTFKYHSHLKRHTRTHTGVKPYSCSICGLSFTRKDNMKDHTRTHKGEKPFSCSVCDSRYARSQCLKLHLKRHTGENLFKCSVCNSTFVRGESLKTHMRTHTGEKPFCCSVCGVFFTQSASLKKHMRTHTGVKPFSCSVCGTGFVHKNNLKTHMRTHTGEKPFSCSICGLSFTRKEHMKEHTRTHTGEKPFSCSVCDSRYARSQDLKKHLKRHTGENLFKCSVCNSSFVHGENLKRHMRTHTGEKPFTCSICGLSFTRKENMKEHTRTHTGEKPFSCSVCDSSFARCQNLKKHKRIHAGGKSVELQCV